A single window of Flavobacterium sp. 140616W15 DNA harbors:
- a CDS encoding DUF3050 domain-containing protein, translated as MNIETINNSIQPQKDLLLQHPLYKKIQSIDDLHSFLESHVYAVWDFMSLLKALQSKLTCTTTPWFASKNPETRYLINEIVLAEETDLSIDGRRLSHYEMYLEAMEDCGASTKSIEGFLNEVNSLQNIFVAIKQSQLHPNIKAFLDFTFRVIEEGKPHEIAAAFTFGREDLIPNMFTAILRNFQENFPDTDLSKLIYYFERHIELDADEHGPMAMKMITDLCENDPKKWSEVQEISILSLEKRIGLWNAIEEEISIKIEMV; from the coding sequence ATGAATATTGAGACTATAAACAATAGCATTCAACCTCAAAAAGACCTACTACTACAACACCCTTTATATAAAAAAATTCAAAGTATTGATGACTTACATTCCTTTCTGGAAAGTCATGTATATGCAGTTTGGGACTTTATGTCTTTACTAAAAGCATTACAATCAAAACTTACTTGTACAACAACACCTTGGTTTGCCAGTAAAAATCCCGAAACAAGATACCTAATCAATGAAATTGTTTTGGCAGAAGAAACTGATTTAAGTATTGATGGCCGTCGCCTAAGTCACTACGAAATGTATCTTGAAGCAATGGAAGATTGTGGAGCAAGTACAAAAAGTATCGAAGGTTTTCTAAATGAAGTAAACTCTTTACAAAATATATTTGTCGCAATTAAACAAAGTCAATTACACCCTAATATTAAAGCCTTCTTAGACTTTACTTTTAGAGTAATTGAAGAAGGTAAACCACACGAAATTGCCGCAGCTTTTACTTTTGGAAGAGAAGATTTGATTCCAAATATGTTTACTGCAATTTTAAGAAATTTTCAAGAAAACTTTCCTGACACAGATTTAAGCAAGCTTATATATTATTTTGAAAGACATATTGAACTTGACGCAGATGAACATGGCCCTATGGCAATGAAAATGATTACTGATTTATGTGAAAACGATCCGAAAAAATGGTCTGAAGTTCAAGAAATATCTATCCTCTCTCTAGAGAAAAGAATTGGATTGTGGAATGCTATTGAAGAAGAAATTAGCATAAAAATTGAAATGGTGTAA
- a CDS encoding SGNH/GDSL hydrolase family protein, whose translation MKNAFKIILTLLIAIPTISCDSESETPKTPTAIVPPVITTPPLVAKTINYLALGDSYTIGQSVCETCNYPEQLQRNLSNTYPTTSFSLKIIAKTGWTTSNLLSAIKTENPSSNYDLVTLLIGVNNQFQNTPFSVYEKEFPELVSKAVFLAKEEKSNVIVISIPDYAYTPFGQSPLSDNKKISLEIDKYNAFAENYCKTNNIQFVNITDITRQGLSNPSLVTQDGLHPSESAYTLFVERILPIAKLAIN comes from the coding sequence ATGAAAAATGCATTCAAAATAATACTTACACTTTTAATAGCAATCCCTACGATTAGCTGTGATTCTGAAAGCGAAACACCTAAAACACCTACAGCTATTGTCCCACCTGTTATTACAACACCACCTCTCGTTGCAAAAACAATAAATTATTTAGCCCTTGGCGATAGCTATACCATTGGTCAAAGCGTATGCGAAACTTGTAACTATCCTGAACAATTACAACGCAACCTGTCGAATACATACCCAACAACATCTTTTTCGCTAAAAATCATTGCAAAAACAGGCTGGACAACCTCCAACTTATTGTCGGCTATTAAGACTGAGAATCCAAGCTCAAATTACGATTTAGTAACATTATTAATAGGAGTTAACAATCAATTTCAAAATACCCCTTTTTCTGTATACGAAAAGGAATTCCCTGAATTGGTAAGCAAAGCTGTTTTTTTAGCAAAGGAAGAAAAATCTAATGTTATCGTTATTTCTATACCCGACTATGCTTACACTCCTTTTGGGCAATCGCCATTATCTGATAACAAAAAAATCTCATTAGAAATAGACAAATACAATGCGTTTGCAGAAAATTATTGCAAAACCAATAACATCCAATTTGTCAATATAACTGATATTACGCGACAAGGGTTATCCAATCCTAGTTTAGTTACTCAAGACGGATTACATCCTTCAGAATCTGCATACACCTTATTTGTTGAACGCATATTGCCTATAGCAAAACTTGCTATAAATTAA
- a CDS encoding 2Fe-2S iron-sulfur cluster-binding protein, giving the protein MDVLIKIKDREGVVHELQAPTDMAMNVMELCKAYELPVEGTCGGMAMCASCQCYVLNDVELPEMGDEEEAMLSEAFYVKPNSRLGCQIPITESLEGLELELAPEY; this is encoded by the coding sequence ATGGATGTATTAATAAAGATCAAAGATAGAGAAGGAGTTGTTCATGAACTTCAGGCTCCAACTGATATGGCAATGAATGTAATGGAGCTGTGTAAGGCTTATGAGCTTCCTGTAGAAGGAACTTGTGGCGGAATGGCGATGTGTGCATCTTGTCAGTGTTATGTACTAAATGATGTAGAATTGCCAGAAATGGGAGATGAAGAAGAGGCGATGCTTTCAGAAGCTTTTTATGTTAAGCCTAATAGTCGTTTGGGATGTCAAATTCCAATAACAGAAAGTTTAGAAGGGTTAGAGCTAGAATTGGCCCCAGAATATTAA
- a CDS encoding NifU family protein, translating into MTTEELTSNVLKALDEIRPFLNSDGGDITLVSIEDDKHVKVRLEGACTSCSVNQMTLKAGVETTIKKFAPQIETVVNIM; encoded by the coding sequence ATGACAACAGAAGAATTAACAAGCAATGTTTTAAAAGCTCTAGATGAAATCAGACCATTTTTGAATTCAGACGGTGGAGATATAACATTGGTCTCTATAGAAGATGATAAACATGTTAAGGTTCGTCTTGAAGGAGCCTGCACAAGCTGTAGTGTAAATCAAATGACACTTAAAGCAGGAGTAGAAACTACAATCAAAAAATTTGCTCCACAGATAGAAACTGTGGTAAATATTATGTAA
- a CDS encoding Mrp/NBP35 family ATP-binding protein, whose protein sequence is MKLDRKEILKALETITIAGEGKNMVESGAVANVITFGDEVVVDLVLHTPAMHIKKRAEDDVKKTIHELVSADAKIKVNIKVETPEKNEIKGRAIPGIKNIIAVASGKGGVGKSTVTANLAVTLAKMGFSVGVLDADIYGPSMPIMFDVEAEKPVSILVDGKSKMKPIESYEVKILSIGFFTAPSQAVIWRGPMASKALNQMIFDADWGELDFMLIDLPPGTGDIHLSIMQSLPITGAVVVSTPQAVALADAKKGVSMFMQDNINVPVLGIIENMAYFTPEELPENKYYIFGKEGAKNLAEDLGVPFLGEVPIVQSIREAGDYGRPAALQTASAIETVFEEITRNVVQEVVNRNESLPATEAIKITTMAGCSAVKKK, encoded by the coding sequence ATGAAATTAGACAGAAAAGAAATCCTTAAAGCTTTAGAGACGATTACTATAGCTGGAGAAGGCAAGAATATGGTTGAAAGTGGAGCAGTTGCAAATGTTATAACTTTTGGTGACGAGGTTGTAGTTGATTTAGTTTTGCACACACCAGCGATGCACATAAAAAAACGTGCAGAGGACGATGTTAAAAAAACAATTCATGAGTTAGTTTCTGCAGATGCAAAAATTAAAGTAAATATTAAAGTTGAAACACCTGAGAAAAACGAAATTAAAGGTCGTGCAATACCAGGTATTAAAAATATTATTGCTGTAGCCTCTGGAAAAGGAGGAGTTGGTAAATCGACAGTAACAGCAAATTTAGCTGTTACATTAGCTAAGATGGGTTTTTCAGTTGGAGTATTAGATGCTGATATCTATGGGCCATCTATGCCAATTATGTTTGATGTAGAAGCGGAAAAACCAGTTTCAATTTTAGTTGATGGAAAGTCAAAAATGAAGCCTATTGAAAGTTATGAAGTTAAAATACTTTCTATTGGATTTTTTACTGCGCCAAGTCAAGCAGTAATATGGAGAGGTCCAATGGCTTCTAAAGCTTTAAATCAGATGATTTTTGATGCTGATTGGGGAGAATTAGACTTTATGTTAATTGATTTACCTCCAGGAACTGGAGATATTCATCTTTCAATCATGCAATCACTTCCTATAACTGGAGCGGTTGTAGTAAGTACTCCGCAAGCTGTAGCTTTAGCAGATGCTAAAAAAGGAGTTTCGATGTTTATGCAAGATAACATCAATGTGCCTGTTTTAGGGATTATAGAAAATATGGCTTATTTTACACCAGAGGAATTACCTGAAAATAAATATTATATCTTTGGAAAAGAAGGAGCTAAGAATTTAGCAGAAGATTTAGGTGTCCCGTTTTTAGGAGAAGTTCCAATTGTACAGTCTATTCGTGAGGCTGGGGATTACGGTCGACCTGCGGCTCTACAAACAGCATCAGCTATCGAAACTGTTTTTGAGGAGATTACTAGAAACGTTGTGCAAGAAGTGGTAAATCGTAATGAAAGTTTGCCTGCTACCGAAGCAATAAAAATTACAACAATGGCAGGATGTTCTGCAGTAAAGAAAAAATAA